The sequence tccctctctctattctctaaacataactaacgtcagtaaacagctggacaaggctttgaaatcacggatttcgtgagtttttgtttgtttatttttttaggaaacgtcagaccagttgtgacgtcatgttttcagcagcgctaatgttgtggttgatttatcaccaaacaacgtcaggggacaaacaccgtcatgacctgttagTCTgctggtcagaggagaaggatgtGCACCcgcttggtggcgcgaggagcactgcgcggaggaggaagtggaggaggaggagggaggggcgtggcggtgggagggggggctcgtgagcgccgcggagcatgtcgaggcgaaattctcacaataactcaaataaatgccccgtcggatattaaaacacatttggggggaattgatgacagagagagtaacttgtattcttaaatactgaaaaagtgtctccagcagaaagggcacttttctcatccagggcaaaagggctggtgcttgaacACCACtcgggctctatctgtgcacgtggcTGCGTGAGATCCTTGTGACAGGTTTCAGgctgtcaccagtaggtttcccaCCCTAAGCAGCAAGGATCAGCAACAAGAGGAATATTtggtaatatattttattacatccAGGCCGCAGACTGTATCTCTGCTCCCCACCACCtcgctcctcagtccctactgctcctttatggagacagactcacagatgcacacacacagattgtccTTAGCtgggctgattaccaatcagccacAAGCTGAGGACAATCATACACCGTTCCCTGAGCCACACCcctgctccacccactctgcagccgagcctaaacacaccccACTGCCACATACCCCCACCGACTTAGGCCagggcaacatccggcctaacctactcatcctctcccccatgagagcgggagaggaagtcaacCACAACCAtctgctgtacctgccctccctctctgaCAGCTTCTGGCTGATATACAGCACAGAGCGGTCAACCCCCtccacctgctgggacaaaacggctcccagccctctgttctatgcgtcagtctgcagagtaaaagggagagagaagttaggtgtgtgaaggagtggttctccacagagagcttgctttacctcctgaaacaccaactggcactgctccgtccactggaccggatctgaagCACCTTtacgggtcaggtcagtcaaggggctggtcagctctgcaaagtttgggatgaaccgcctgtaataacccgccagccccaaaaactgccgtacctcttttttagtcttgggccacGGGCGGTCcaaacctcattgttaaacTGAAATGTGTGGTTCTATTCGCATGTGGGCCGTAACCTCCGccaaaacaacagtgaacaacGTAACATATTCTACTCTGTAAGCTCCCATTCACAGACTCGCTTCACACACAAGTAAGACGCAACAACAACATCCCACTTCACTCCCATAGGTCGCTCGGATGAGTGACAGCTTCGACAGCTACACAGAGGTCATGACTCATGAGACGTTCACTGACCTCCTGAACTCAGTAATTACCATAACTACTCTTATCAAGAACACTTCTTCCTATAACCACAATAACACCACTTACAACAGGTTTAGATTAGATGTCCCTCAGTGAGttacaatatttaaattaaactttaacgttgaactatagcagtgtcttttttcttttgacagAATTGTTtgaaattacatgtgtaatttaactatatatatatatatatatatataattttatttaaaggataatgaaaaaagtgggattgtcttttttttactgtaaaaatactttaaagtgaataattaaactcatgagcaagaacagctgatgggGACCTCATCAAgccagctgctgttccaattgcagaaagatcgtcctccgtcctctcgtACTCTGGAGTCttgactcccaagaccaaactcccaaATCCAAACttaaaaagaacacaagtctgtactcagtgtacttggaattgataaacggctgaagtcgttgtttatacatttatttaaggatGCATTTATTGACTTATACTTAAcactcctgttatgttgcgggtcaaatttacccgtttcaaagtttgaaaatctaggaaaaatatttgtaagtactttttctgtctAAAACttattctgcttaccttattgaGTGTAATCAatgtataaaaaatacaaaagaattatcatgtatttgcaaccccccccccccctgcaggtttatataacagagatgatgttcgggtcaatttgacccggctgtgaaagtgaaggctaaaagtcatcagaagtgtcacatttaaactatttatttctttgtaaatgtgggacagtctttcttactccctcactccaagtttcaacacacacactgaccccaacacacacacacacaaaccaacacacacacacacgcacatacaccaacacacacaccacaacacacactagcacacacacccctgttcaaagccccatatataaagttgtacacatttcaaacttcaaacaaaagaaccaggtgtttgttatgggaaccatctctatcctgatgtgtgcccatcaccctacatgagaagcacactttacagactcaACAATGTTTTTCATCTTCTAACTTTtcacctaaatacacctttattggacatgggacactaatgtgagggtttctctCAAGTCTCTCCTAATGAAGATGGtactatagtacttctaatagactctctgtctgtctgactgggagagacacaccctGTTTCATCTCAatctcagacgcacacacactctctttctaacgaccccacctgtgcgagaaatacagatactattctGACGGAAATCTTTATTTTTCCCCgcgggaaaactccacccacacttatcaggggagggccaaacatacaaaatggtcgGTTAGAAGTCTTACCAatattacactctgcagatacatacgactgcaccactaggatgactgtgtgctggcctttggtcatcttttataaaataatgtatgcatcttaacaataaaaatgaacataactaaagtttactttaaatacaaattctttatgactcatttggcttgattttgagtgggcgggtcattatgaccctgaacagcacaggtgtctcatctctatttatctacatcacctcatgaaaaaaatttgtttacaaaatgcaaatcaaATTTTAGAGAAattacatgttatggtagattaatgcaatttagatttagattttttcaatgtacctaaaaaattatttgaacatgtatttttcattaaaacgggTGAGttttcctgattgaactctgatctatggaggggtgaataactcaattccattaaaaactgatttaattgttagtaatggtgttggtgatgaggtaaaaactatagtttttaggattttttggtttctgaccacttttgggtgattcaacattaaccgggtcaaattgacccgggaacatcacggctacatttaagaaacaaacataacagGAGTGTTAAGTAATTTTCTGATCTCCATACGTGTCAACATGCCAGCCAGCAGGGGCGTCAGTAGGCTTATTTTAaaacttagaaactgtctccagtgagcgagagtgtgaatGAGCGAAtttgaaatacaagaaataacgactgacatctctctattcgttgcattaatatatattattataatatttgtttccattgaatggtatatttgtcactgaactagttcatctttgtctcagtgatagtgtccaaattAGCATAAAAAatcactgtgaccctgacattctgtctcttgtgttatcaAATACTGAATGCaagcaaaactacagagcaaaCATACCCAGGGGTGCAACTCCCCTTGGGGTTTAGCCCCCGTTTTCTTTGAGTCCTACAAACACCCCAACCAGCCAGCATTCaagcattcacacacattcatacactgaatGCCTCCTGTCCACCAATATCTAAAGTAATGTAGATTCACGCACAGTCAAACTGAGGTTGATTAGAAGATGACCCACTCTAACTCTAAGCCACAGCCCTCCTAGTTTATAGCTAATTAACTTGTTCTTTAACTCAACATATTTGTCATATTTCTCTACTTGCTGCCAACTGCTTGTATCTTTCTGTTGTTTTTAACACTCTATCTATATGATTGTGTTTctgcctcttttttctcttctttttttcatctttattccttttttttgtaaggctgattaataataatacagtgaAACATCTCAGGGGTTTTAAATCTCCCATGTCAGGACACCTGATACAATTGCAATGCCTCTATTGTTCACTTCTAACCAGCTTGTTTTCAGAAACAATAAGGGGGATCCCTTTCCCTTGAGAGCATATACCCCGACTCTAAAATCTTACTCACAAGAAAAGGAAACAAATGTGTCATAATACCGAGCGTTCTGTCTTAGGGCAGTTCTGTCCTTCCTCTGAGCATCACACAGGGACATATTACATTAATAATGGAACCTATATGACCTGAGGCAGCACAACATACAGCATGTTAAAGTGTCTTTGCTACACAGTCAGTGGTGCTCTGTTTTGTAgcctgcagggtttttcctctTAATCATATGCACAACATCATAAGGTTGATTTCACCACACCTGTTTAACACTACTGAAACATATTCATGAcgcaagaataaaaaaacagaatatcTGTAAAAAATACAGtacatatgtactgtatgtgtgtcagGTAATACTATTATGCTTGTGTTAAATGTATAATCAAAAAACTATACAATAATCAATTTCATGTACCTCGTTCTTTCTCTCACAATGAAGAATTAttattgtgtttctgtgtctatgtgtttgaAAGGCGTGCATCTCACGTCCGAATCCCCTTGTGGCGTGGGCCTGCCATTTCACATCATTGAAGGATGAGTAAGGCCTAGTCAGGCATGCCACTGTGACATGAGCTCATGTCTTTCTCCATTTTGGTCAAGTGCTGATTCCagttccttgttgttgttgttgatgttactTACTGGGAAACTGGGGGCTTTTTTCCACTGACCAGAGGCCCAAGGGAAATTAGGTCAATTTGACAGTTGTGATATGAAGCACGTAGCCTATATAGGCTACAGGGCAGCATCTCCCACTTAGAACCCAACTGGATTGCTTGTCTATGATGTGAAGATGTTGCACTGGAGGTGTTTGATGAACATAAACTAGAATATATAGGATTAGGTTGAcaatacgtttttttcttttctactaAATtcattgagtttaaaaaaagacttaaCCAGACATTTCAAACTTCCAAATTTCTGTAGATACCTTGTTCATTTGACATTTACCAAGTGCTTGTTTAGTTCAGTATTCacagtttgtatgttttatctCAAATTTATGAGTTGAACTCATATGGATATTGGCTATCTATGGTATATGGTGATAGCTTAAAGAAATGATGACCTTTTTTTGGGTGAGATCAGTAGAGTTCAATCTTTCCAGGAGAAGGACAGAACTTGTGCTTTTGGGGCTCCTATGGTGTTTGATTTTTCCTTACAACTCCAACCAAGACCAGAGTCAGCAATGCAAACTAATCCCGGAGTCTATGACCCTGCCTGTGTTGGAGAAAAAGGGGGACATCATCTTGGGGGGACTCTTCTCCCTTCATGACATGGTGGTGGAGCCCAGTCTGTCCTTCACCTCTTTGCCTCCTCCTACACAGTGCACCAGGTGAGCTGTTCTGTAGCTAGTCTTGGTAGCTGCACATGTTCTCTTCATTCTATTGCTTTCATATTCACAGGTTTTTATGTTGAGTAAAAATAAGTCATTTTCACCCTCATAATTGTGTTGAAAAATATGATTGCGTCATCTATGTTCTTCCAGATTTAACTTACGGACTTTTCGTTGGATGCAAACTATGATCTTTGCCATAAAGGAGATCAACAGAGATGGCAAACTCCTTCCCAACATCACATTGGGCTATAGGATCTTTGATTCATGCAGTACACCCCATCAGGCACTTAAGGCTGCCATGGAATTAATGGGAAGTGAGAAGAGTTCAGAGGTTgaaggagagacacagagtaaaggcacCTGTCGTGGGACAATACCAGCATTGATAGGAGACGGAGGCTCTACTCAGTCTCTGGTCGTGGCCCGTTTCCTTGGAGTCTTCCATGTGCCACAGGTAAGAGAGTCATAGCTACTCAACAACTGTGTTTGCCAGATTGTTTTAGCTGTTACCACTACTGGGAGGGGTCAACAGTCTCACATTCATAGTGgctttaacatttgaataatgttttaatgttggaAAATGTCAAATGTTTTCTTCCATTTAGGTTAGTTATTTCTCTAGCTGTGCCTGTCTCAGTGACAAAAAAGAGTTTCCTGCTTTTTTAAGGACTATGCCCAGTGACTTCTTTCAGGTTAGAGGCAGCAGCCACTCACaatatcacatatatacacgAACAAAATGTGTCCACATTTTCATCTGGAATAATTacaatatttctctctctctctctctctatcactagGTAGACGCATTAGTACAACTTGTCATGCATTTTGGCTGGACTTGGGTGGGTGTGATAGCAGGGGATGATGCGTATGGCCTTGGTGGGGCAAACATATTTGCAGATGAGGTGAGTCACACACCCTATAAATACAGAATTTAACAAATAAATAGCTATTAAGCTATTTTAATTGTTCATTAATATTGAACATATTGTGAACTTAAAATGAAGTTATCATGCATCCCTCCTGTTGCTCACAGGTTAGAAAATTGGGTGCTTGTGTTGCCCTTCATGAGGTCATCCCGAAGAATCGAGCACAGACAACAATTCCATCAATTGTTTCCAAGATCCGCTCCTCTGGGGCTCGAGTTATTCTAGTGTTTGCTGTGGAACAAGATGCAGCTGCATTGTTTGACGAGGTTCTCAGGCAGGATTTGTTTATAATCTTTGATACAAATTCGCTATCATCTTTTGTTTTCTTACAAATACAGGTTTACTGAGTTTAAatttctgatatgtttatgATTGCAAGAAATGACATCTCCATACCCCTTTCATTTAGAGAGGGGCTCACTGGGATTCAGTGGCTGGCTAGTGAGGCTTGGAGCACAGCTTCTGTCCTCTCTACCCCCAAAAAGCATCACCACATTCTCCAGGGCTCTATGGGATTTGCCATTCGGCGAGCACACATCCCTGGATTGCAAGAGTTTCTGCTTCACCTGCATCCCTCAAGCCCTGAACCCCTTTCACATCCCTTCCTGATACCCTTCTGGGAAGAAGTATTTCAATGCAGGCTGGGTGTGCAGGCTGAAGGTCAGGAACAGAATATTGACAGTAAACCTCCATGCTCCGGGACAGAAGACCTGGGAAGTGTGACAAATATCTATTCAGATGTGTCACAACTAAGGATTTCCTACAATGTCTATAAGGCTGTGTATGCCATTGTCCATGCACTTCAGGCAATGAGAAGTTGTGTGAAAGGAAACGGGCCATTTCCTCAGCAGGCCTGTCCAGATGAAGACAATATACAGCCATGGCAGGTACCATCCCACATGTTCACTCATTTACTCAAGATAAACAAAAGTTACAGTGgtgctaaaatatatattgttaaacTAACTGGTATGCACTGTATTCCCTTAGTTACTTCATTACATACAAGGTGTGGAATACGTGAACTCCTTTGGCGATGAAACTAAGTTTGATGAGAACGGTGACCCTGCAGCCATGTATGACCTGGTGAACTGGCAGCTGAGACCAGATGGTGAAATGGAGTTCGTTACTATTGGCAAATTTGATGAGACGACCACAGGTGGAAAGACAAATCTCCAGATCCAGGAGCATATAATTGAATGGAATGGCAACCAAACCGAAGTAGGGACCTCAATATATTAAAATTATGTATTTTGAATTTCATTTTGACTAAtcatattgtttattattttgtaattgtGTGTTGTGATCAGTGTTGTGGATGCTCCCTCGTTTGCCTAGATTCCCTTGTCAGTATGCAGCAGCATTTGTCCCCCAAGTACCCGGAAGGCAATCAGACCAAACTTCCCTATCTGCTGCTATGATTGTGTGGTTTGCAATGCTGGCGAGATTAGCAATCACACTGGTGAGGAAAGGCTACTTGCCCACAGTGTGTCGTAGAATCTAACCTACAGTTGCAGTGGTGAAAAAGTCACAATATAACAGCTaaagtcttcttgtctttcCGTTAGATGCCATAGAGTGTGTGCGCTGCCTGCCAGAGTTCTGGTCCAATGTTGAGAGGACGGCCTGTATCCCCAAACCGGTGGAGTTCCTCTCCTATAGCAGCACTATGGGCATCACCCTGTTGGCTATTTCCCTCATTGGATCCTTCTGCACTTGTGTTGTGACCTTCATATTCTCTTGCCACAGAGCCACCCCTATTGTCAGGGCCAACAACTCTGAGCTGAGCTTCCTGCTGCTCttctccttgactctgtgtttcctgtgttcTCTGACCTTCATAGGCCGGCCCACTGAGTGGTCCTGCATGCTGCGACACACATCATTCGGCATCACCTTTGTCCTCTGTATCTCTTGTGTTCTGGGGAAAACTTTAGTGGTGTTAATGGCCTTCAGGGCCACAATTCCAGGAAGTAATGTGATGAAATGGTTTGGGCCTGCACAGCAAAAGGCAATCATTGCCTTTTGTACACTGGTCCAGGTAAGGATTTCTGAATCATTATGCAACTTGAATTTGGGCATTTTCTCAAATATGTAAATAAGACACATTTCTTTTATTGCAGGTAATAATCTGCACAGTGTGGCTGGTTGTTGCTCCCCCCACTCCACACCAACTGATAACACGAAAGAGCATTATTGTCATTCTCTTATGTGACGAAGGTTCACCTGTAGCATTTTCTCTCGTCCTGGGCTACATTGGCCTGCTGGCCTGCCTCTGCCTTGTGTTGGCTTTCCTGGCAAGGAAACTACCAGACAACTTCAATGAGGCCAGACTCATCGCCTTCAGCATGCTCATTTTTTGTGCAGTGTGGATAGCCTTTGTTCCTGCCTACATCAGCTCCCCCGGGAAGTACTCTACAGCCACGGAGGTGTTTGCTATATTGGCCTCCAGTTATGGACTGTTGGGTTGCATCTTTGCACCAAAGTGCTACATAATCCTTCTAAGGCCAGAAAATAACACATGGAAACACCTGATGTCGAAATCTGCCCCTGAAAAATGTTAGGAGATCATCTTTATTTCATGCTCctttcatgtatttattgtacTTGCGTTTTCCCTGACGAATATAAATAATAGAAAGAGACAACGTGTATTAGCGTCCTGTCCTCAAATATAAATAGTTCCATTTTACCACTAGATGGCGGTAGTGTATTGATAGCGGTAGTCTGTTGATGGCGGTATTGTGTTGCTGCCATCTGTTATGCTTCGTGGCCCCCTTACCCATAACTTTCCCCAATGTCTTTGTAAATTTGACTGTGTATCATTATTGCTCCTATTATATAAAGTATTACCCATGGTTAAATATATTCCTTAACTTTATGAATCCATTTTGTCAGTGGTGTTGAAGTAAAAACAAATGATATAATCAATAAAAACAGATGATATAATCAACAAAAACAGATGATataatcaataaaaacaatatcaaaaacatttaaaagtgcATTATCAGAATGAGGTATTAGTGTTTGAAAGACACGATAGTATTTAACATTGAGCAATTCAAGACTACCACCAGTTTGcaaatggttttatttttccAACTACATGACACTTCTTTGACGTTCTCCATTGAAATGTGAAGGACAGCTCATTGCTAGATCTGCATAGGATTTGGCAACAGTGTCCATGCAGATTTGACCCGAGATAGAATGATGAGGCCCAAGGTCTCTGAGGTATGCTATGTGGAAATCCCAGCCATCAATGGTTAATTTAAACCCTCATACTCTGGAGGCCTTTACAAATAAACATTACGCTTGGCTGTTCCCTTCAATAACAAACTAAAACGCCGGACATTTTTCCGTCT comes from Pseudoliparis swirei isolate HS2019 ecotype Mariana Trench chromosome 20, NWPU_hadal_v1, whole genome shotgun sequence and encodes:
- the LOC130210827 gene encoding extracellular calcium-sensing receptor-like, encoding MPASRGVNQSQQCKLIPESMTLPVLEKKGDIILGGLFSLHDMVVEPSLSFTSLPPPTQCTRFNLRTFRWMQTMIFAIKEINRDGKLLPNITLGYRIFDSCSTPHQALKAAMELMGSEKSSEVEGETQSKGTCRGTIPALIGDGGSTQSLVVARFLGVFHVPQVSYFSSCACLSDKKEFPAFLRTMPSDFFQVDALVQLVMHFGWTWVGVIAGDDAYGLGGANIFADEVRKLGACVALHEVIPKNRAQTTIPSIVSKIRSSGARVILVFAVEQDAAALFDEVLREGLTGIQWLASEAWSTASVLSTPKKHHHILQGSMGFAIRRAHIPGLQEFLLHLHPSSPEPLSHPFLIPFWEEVFQCRLGVQAEGQEQNIDSKPPCSGTEDLGSVTNIYSDVSQLRISYNVYKAVYAIVHALQAMRSCVKGNGPFPQQACPDEDNIQPWQLLHYIQGVEYVNSFGDETKFDENGDPAAMYDLVNWQLRPDGEMEFVTIGKFDETTTGGKTNLQIQEHIIEWNGNQTEIPLSVCSSICPPSTRKAIRPNFPICCYDCVVCNAGEISNHTDAIECVRCLPEFWSNVERTACIPKPVEFLSYSSTMGITLLAISLIGSFCTCVVTFIFSCHRATPIVRANNSELSFLLLFSLTLCFLCSLTFIGRPTEWSCMLRHTSFGITFVLCISCVLGKTLVVLMAFRATIPGSNVMKWFGPAQQKAIIAFCTLVQVIICTVWLVVAPPTPHQLITRKSIIVILLCDEGSPVAFSLVLGYIGLLACLCLVLAFLARKLPDNFNEARLIAFSMLIFCAVWIAFVPAYISSPGKYSTATEVFAILASSYGLLGCIFAPKCYIILLRPENNTWKHLMSKSAPEKC